A genomic region of Zea mays cultivar B73 chromosome 6, Zm-B73-REFERENCE-NAM-5.0, whole genome shotgun sequence contains the following coding sequences:
- the LOC118472252 gene encoding uncharacterized protein produces the protein MEALRAEPVAEGEMPASSVHLVSKVLSQSSSHQFLKSVGIKTSATSKASSSNHSELREQLAAEATAAVQGELDQLRKKCEEAEEQQARTQMELEEYKKITEKNSKEMEETNVLIKKLLSLHGNSSST, from the coding sequence atggaggctttgagggctgaacctgttgctgaaggtgagATGCCAGCATCCAGTGTGCACCTTGTGTCGAAGGTGCTGTCCCAGAGCAGCTCACACCAATTCCTGAAAAGCGTCGGCATCAAAACATCGGCAACCTCCAAGGCTTCATCATCAAATCATAGTGAGCTTCGGGAACAACTTGCAGCTGAAGCGACGGCTGCTGTTCAAGGTGAACTCGACCAGCTCAGGAAGAAATGTGAAGAAGCTGAGGAACAGCAGGCGAGGACACAAATGGAGTTGGAGGAGTACAAGAAGATAACAGAGAAGAacagcaaggagatggaggagaccaatgtgctcatcaagaagctcttgtccttgcatggtaactcttcttcgaCATGA